In the Streptomyces sp. BHT-5-2 genome, one interval contains:
- a CDS encoding Cmx/CmrA family chloramphenicol efflux MFS transporter has translation MHSPTDPVLLPGTPLVPLPEAKPVGSSRFPSRSPLRPWSFIVPIALFVLGLTIFGLGTTEFMIAGLLPEMADAFDVSIPTAGILISAFAVGAAIGAPAVALVSARLPRKATLVAILIVFLAGQTMAATAQSYQVLLVARVVTAVVQSAFFGIGAVVAADLVPPSKRARAIAVMFGGLTISTIAGVPLGAFLGQHWGWRSPFWVVNGLALIGLIGVITLVPSHKSKQEAGVRKELSAFRSGRVWLGLVTTALSQAALFGCYSYITPLLTDITGFSSAVVPVLLVLFGVGTFCGSVLGGRFADRNLMRTLWIGMVLLATSLALFSATAHNKVLMTGTVIVFGIAGFLINPGLQTRVLNEAKGAATLASAGNISAFNIGNAAGPWVAGLAISGGHGYLSPSWVGLVFALGALATALVGTAADAAERRRGSAAPGCMDEEIPLTAPAGTAR, from the coding sequence GTGCACTCGCCCACCGACCCCGTACTGCTGCCGGGCACTCCCTTGGTGCCCCTCCCGGAGGCGAAGCCCGTCGGCAGCAGTCGGTTCCCCTCCAGATCCCCTCTCCGCCCGTGGAGCTTCATCGTGCCCATTGCCCTGTTCGTCCTGGGTCTTACGATCTTTGGCTTAGGTACCACCGAATTCATGATCGCCGGGTTGCTCCCGGAGATGGCCGACGCCTTCGACGTCTCCATCCCCACCGCGGGCATCCTGATCTCCGCCTTCGCCGTGGGCGCCGCCATCGGGGCGCCGGCGGTGGCGCTGGTCTCCGCGCGACTGCCCAGGAAGGCCACACTCGTTGCGATCCTCATCGTGTTCCTGGCCGGACAGACCATGGCAGCCACCGCGCAGAGCTACCAGGTCCTGCTGGTCGCCCGGGTGGTCACCGCCGTGGTCCAGAGCGCCTTCTTCGGCATCGGCGCCGTGGTTGCGGCGGACCTGGTGCCGCCGTCCAAACGGGCCAGAGCCATCGCGGTCATGTTCGGCGGGCTCACCATCTCGACCATCGCGGGCGTCCCGCTCGGCGCCTTCCTCGGGCAGCACTGGGGCTGGCGCTCGCCGTTCTGGGTGGTCAACGGGCTGGCCCTCATCGGCCTCATCGGTGTCATCACCTTGGTGCCCTCCCACAAGTCCAAGCAGGAGGCCGGCGTCCGCAAGGAGCTGTCGGCCTTCCGGAGCGGCCGGGTGTGGCTGGGGCTGGTCACCACAGCTCTCAGCCAGGCCGCGCTCTTCGGCTGCTACTCCTACATCACGCCGCTGCTCACCGACATCACGGGCTTCTCCTCGGCCGTCGTTCCCGTGCTGCTGGTCCTCTTCGGCGTGGGCACCTTCTGCGGCAGCGTGTTGGGCGGCCGGTTCGCCGACCGGAACCTGATGCGGACCCTGTGGATCGGCATGGTGTTGCTCGCCACGAGCCTCGCCCTGTTCTCCGCCACGGCGCACAACAAGGTGCTCATGACGGGCACGGTCATCGTCTTCGGCATCGCCGGCTTCCTCATCAACCCCGGCCTGCAGACCCGGGTCCTCAACGAGGCCAAGGGCGCCGCGACGCTGGCGAGCGCCGGCAACATCTCCGCCTTCAACATCGGCAACGCGGCGGGCCCATGGGTGGCCGGCCTGGCGATCAGCGGCGGCCACGGCTACCTGTCGCCCAGCTGGGTCGGACTGGTCTTCGCCCTCGGCGCCCTGGCCACGGCCCTGGTCGGGACAGCCGCCGACGCCGCGGAACGGCGCCGCGGCAGCGCGGCGCCCGGGTGCATGGACGAAGAGATCCCGTTGACCGCTCCGGCGGGCACCGCCCGCTGA
- a CDS encoding Na+/H+ antiporter: MTGLTIVLLLVVLATAVATGARHWSLPAPSLLVIAGLAVGLLPWVPDIHVAPQVISVLVLPPLLYASAEEISGRELRAVWRPVTILVFGLVLASAVAVGMIASALTPLTTATAFVLGAVLASTDPVAVTALGRRLALPPRVQSMVQAESLFNDATSLVLFKVAVGTAVAAGAVSIPSAAGQFVLLGGGGALIGAGVAGVVMLIRRRTEDPVLETVIALVTPYASYVLAEDLHTSGVTAVVVAGVVLGSTGHRLSTAHIRLQVHAVYGTVVFLLESVVFAIIGLQLPTLVRQLATDERGWPLWVPAVAFTVLAIRLLWVFPLSALMQYRRGNNRISWRVPAVLSWAGTRGVMPLAAALSIPLTTHAGAPLPHRALILTLTTGTIALTLVVQGFTLTSVVRRSGIALEPQHTAREEAQARRHLASAALAELDRYEEADAASETVLKHVRRHLEARLHQADADSAPDTDDSVNRPADAYGEIRRALIAIETAELQHLYENNKISNTTRRHLQRALDLEEAGLTG, from the coding sequence ATGACGGGCCTGACCATTGTTCTTCTGCTCGTGGTCCTGGCCACCGCCGTTGCCACAGGCGCCCGTCACTGGAGCTTGCCCGCCCCATCCCTCCTGGTCATCGCCGGACTGGCCGTGGGCCTGCTGCCATGGGTACCGGACATCCACGTCGCACCGCAGGTGATCAGTGTCCTCGTCCTCCCTCCGCTGCTGTACGCCTCGGCCGAGGAGATATCCGGCAGGGAGCTGCGCGCGGTGTGGCGCCCGGTGACCATCCTTGTCTTCGGGCTCGTTCTGGCTTCGGCGGTTGCCGTGGGAATGATCGCCTCGGCTCTGACCCCGCTCACCACGGCGACGGCGTTCGTACTGGGTGCCGTCCTGGCCAGCACCGACCCGGTGGCAGTCACCGCGCTCGGACGTCGCCTGGCGCTGCCGCCGCGGGTGCAGTCGATGGTGCAGGCCGAGAGCCTGTTCAACGACGCCACCTCATTGGTGCTGTTCAAGGTCGCCGTGGGGACCGCGGTGGCCGCCGGGGCGGTGTCCATACCGTCGGCCGCCGGGCAGTTCGTTTTGCTCGGCGGCGGCGGAGCCCTGATCGGCGCTGGAGTTGCCGGGGTGGTGATGCTCATCCGCAGGCGCACGGAAGACCCGGTGCTGGAGACCGTCATCGCGCTGGTCACCCCCTACGCGTCCTACGTCCTGGCCGAGGACCTGCACACTTCCGGGGTGACCGCCGTCGTGGTCGCCGGTGTCGTCTTGGGCAGCACCGGCCACCGACTCTCCACGGCCCACATCCGCCTCCAGGTCCACGCCGTCTACGGCACGGTCGTCTTTCTTCTGGAGAGCGTCGTCTTCGCGATCATCGGCCTTCAGTTGCCGACCCTGGTCCGCCAGCTGGCCACCGACGAGCGCGGGTGGCCGCTATGGGTCCCGGCCGTCGCCTTCACCGTCTTGGCCATCCGGTTGCTGTGGGTCTTCCCGCTCTCCGCACTGATGCAGTACCGGCGCGGCAACAACCGCATCTCCTGGCGAGTCCCGGCCGTGCTGTCCTGGGCCGGTACCCGCGGGGTGATGCCTCTGGCCGCCGCGCTGTCCATCCCCCTGACCACCCACGCCGGTGCTCCGCTGCCGCACCGGGCGCTGATCCTCACCCTCACCACCGGCACCATCGCCCTGACCCTTGTCGTCCAGGGCTTCACCCTCACCTCGGTCGTCCGCCGCTCGGGCATCGCCCTGGAGCCGCAGCACACGGCCCGCGAGGAAGCCCAGGCCCGTCGCCACCTGGCAAGCGCCGCTCTGGCCGAGCTGGACCGGTACGAAGAAGCCGACGCCGCCTCCGAGACCGTGCTCAAACACGTACGCCGCCACCTCGAAGCCCGCCTGCACCAAGCAGACGCCGATAGCGCCCCGGACACCGACGACTCAGTTAACCGCCCCGCCGACGCCTACGGCGAGATACGCCGGGCACTGATCGCCATCGAAACCGCCGAACTGCAACACCTCTACGAGAACAACAAGATCAGCAACACCACCCGACGTCACCTTCAGCGCGCACTCGATCTCGAAGAAGCCGGCCTCACCGGGTGA
- a CDS encoding DUF3592 domain-containing protein, with translation MTGETIGIGLAVLAGLVSLWASAREARMQIRLSRYGLHAEGVVVDQEHTSADDYSTPVIEFTDRQGRPVRFRPPTTGTGLALGTHVPVAYLPERPKSARVFTRKYRLHRIVGLFFGAVIFLGVAAGCLLTR, from the coding sequence ATGACAGGTGAAACGATCGGTATCGGGCTGGCCGTATTGGCGGGCCTGGTGAGTCTGTGGGCCAGTGCCCGGGAGGCACGGATGCAGATACGGCTGAGCCGCTACGGGCTGCACGCCGAGGGGGTGGTGGTGGACCAGGAGCACACGTCAGCGGACGATTATTCGACGCCCGTCATCGAGTTCACCGACCGGCAGGGCCGACCCGTCAGGTTCCGGCCCCCCACCACGGGGACGGGGCTGGCCCTCGGAACCCATGTACCGGTCGCCTACCTGCCCGAAAGGCCGAAAAGCGCACGGGTATTCACCCGGAAGTACCGCCTACATCGGATCGTCGGCCTGTTCTTCGGAGCCGTGATTTTCCTCGGCGTCGCGGCTGGGTGCCTGCTCACGCGCTGA
- a CDS encoding DUF6343 family protein — translation MKRPRTGVEAGTARSPLRLRLILASVALVVFTTATLRFAIGVSRANPTLTVRLVLTVACGVLAGLAAVELFVVLRRCRNDRNTKASR, via the coding sequence ATGAAGCGCCCACGTACAGGGGTCGAAGCGGGCACTGCACGGAGCCCCCTACGGCTGAGGCTCATCCTGGCATCCGTCGCACTGGTGGTCTTCACCACCGCAACCCTTCGCTTCGCAATCGGAGTGTCCCGAGCGAATCCCACCCTCACGGTGCGCCTGGTCCTGACCGTGGCCTGCGGCGTCCTTGCCGGCCTTGCGGCCGTGGAATTGTTCGTCGTGCTGCGACGCTGCCGCAACGACAGGAACACAAAGGCATCACGCTAG
- a CDS encoding nucleotidyltransferase domain-containing protein — MLNESDVLEVLDLLKSAGAAAWVDGGWGVDALIGEVTRTHADLDLVVLLDQLDVARDALFEAGFTQVLRDWLPTALAIADSAGREIDLHPVLGSSEGGEQFLPDGERFHYPAPVTGTIGGRRVPCVDAATQVRCHLGYEPTDKDRQDMARLHASTGVELPLDYMPTP; from the coding sequence GTGCTGAATGAATCCGATGTACTCGAAGTGCTGGACCTACTCAAAAGCGCAGGGGCAGCAGCCTGGGTGGACGGCGGCTGGGGTGTGGACGCCCTCATCGGAGAGGTGACCCGAACCCATGCGGATCTCGATCTGGTCGTCTTGCTGGACCAACTCGACGTAGCGCGGGATGCGCTGTTCGAAGCCGGGTTCACGCAGGTGTTGCGGGACTGGCTCCCCACGGCGCTGGCCATTGCGGACAGCGCAGGCCGGGAGATCGACCTGCACCCTGTCCTCGGCTCTTCCGAAGGCGGAGAGCAGTTTCTCCCGGACGGTGAACGCTTCCACTATCCAGCACCGGTAACCGGGACCATCGGCGGGCGCCGGGTCCCGTGTGTCGACGCGGCGACGCAGGTACGTTGCCACCTCGGCTACGAGCCCACGGACAAGGACCGACAGGACATGGCACGGCTACACGCCAGCACAGGAGTTGAGCTTCCCCTGGATTACATGCCTACGCCTTGA